A single Cellulomonas sp. SLBN-39 DNA region contains:
- a CDS encoding SDR family oxidoreductase codes for MQKTWFITGASRGFGKEFARQALGRGDLVAATARDIRALDDLVEEHGEAVLPLTLDVTDAEAVTVAVQAAHERFGRLDVVVNNAGYGLFGTVEEISAQQLRDQLEVNLFGVLHVTQAVLPILRAQGSGHIVQISTVGGVAAFPNLGGYHASKWALEGLSESLAQEVAPFGIKVTLVEPGGFATDWSGSSAVHADPQPQYDGVRQAMAEGARRTPPEMTGDPEAAGRAILTLVDAPEPPLRVFFGTMPTLIVPGIYQDRLATWESWKELSLQSNGH; via the coding sequence ATGCAGAAGACCTGGTTCATCACCGGCGCCAGCCGTGGGTTCGGCAAGGAGTTCGCCCGGCAGGCCCTCGGGCGCGGCGATCTCGTCGCCGCCACGGCCCGCGACATCCGCGCGCTCGACGACCTCGTGGAGGAGCACGGCGAGGCGGTGCTCCCGCTGACGCTCGACGTGACCGACGCCGAGGCCGTCACCGTGGCCGTGCAGGCTGCGCACGAGCGCTTCGGCCGCCTCGACGTCGTCGTCAACAACGCGGGCTACGGCCTCTTCGGGACCGTGGAGGAGATCTCCGCCCAGCAGCTGCGCGACCAGCTCGAGGTCAACCTCTTCGGGGTCCTGCACGTCACGCAGGCCGTGCTGCCGATCCTGCGGGCGCAGGGAAGCGGCCACATCGTGCAGATCTCGACCGTCGGCGGCGTCGCCGCGTTCCCCAACCTCGGCGGCTACCACGCCTCGAAGTGGGCGCTCGAGGGGCTCTCCGAGTCGCTCGCCCAGGAGGTCGCCCCCTTCGGCATCAAGGTCACCCTCGTCGAGCCCGGGGGCTTCGCGACCGACTGGTCCGGCTCCAGCGCGGTGCACGCCGACCCCCAGCCGCAGTACGACGGCGTCCGTCAGGCGATGGCGGAAGGTGCCCGTCGGACGCCGCCCGAGATGACGGGCGACCCCGAGGCCGCAGGTCGCGCGATCCTCACGCTCGTCGACGCTCCCGAGCCGCCGCTGCGCGTCTTCTTCGGCACGATGCCCACGCTCATCGTCCCCGGCATCTACCAGGACCGGCTCGCCACCTGGGAGTCCTGGAAGGAGCTCTCGCTCCAGTCGAACGGTCACTGA
- a CDS encoding DoxX family protein translates to MPAVAHIVLSVLLAALLLTTGGGKIAGSASSHAIRDSLHVPPGRWRAIGAFEGVVVAALVLGIWVPLAGVAAAGGVVLLMAGAIVTRLRAGGAQQRSGVTADVVVLLIALVTLVLAVVAHA, encoded by the coding sequence ATGCCTGCTGTCGCCCACATCGTCCTGAGCGTGCTCCTCGCGGCGCTCCTGCTCACGACCGGAGGGGGCAAGATCGCCGGGTCCGCCTCCTCCCACGCCATCCGTGACAGCCTGCACGTCCCGCCCGGCCGGTGGAGGGCCATCGGGGCGTTCGAGGGTGTGGTCGTCGCCGCCCTCGTGCTCGGGATCTGGGTACCCCTGGCCGGCGTCGCCGCTGCGGGCGGCGTCGTCCTGCTCATGGCCGGCGCCATCGTCACCAGGCTCCGGGCGGGGGGTGCGCAGCAGCGCAGCGGTGTGACGGCCGACGTGGTCGTCCTGCTGATCGCCCTGGTGACGCTCGTCCTGGCGGTCGTCGCGCACGCGTGA